The Lysobacter gummosus sequence CCACCGTGTTCGCCGGCGTGGAGCTGCTGCGGCCGATCGTGGATGCCTTCATCGACGAACACCCGACGGTGAACGTGCGCATGCATCTGCTGGAGCGCGCGGTCAACCTGATCGACGAAGGCATGGACCTGGCGCTGCGCATCACCCATCTGGCCGACTCCAACCTGATCGCGCATCGCATCGGCGAAGTGCGGCGGGTGACGGTGGCCTCGCCGCGTTATCTGGCCACGCATCCGCGCATCGACGAACCGCAGGATCTGGCCAAGCACAAGATCGTCACCACCGCGCACATGGGCATCGACTCGTGGAGCTTTCCGCCGCCGTCGGGCTCGACCATCGCCCGCGCCGTCGCTTTCGCTCCGCGTTTGGTGGTCAACAACGTGCGCGCGGCGATCGCATCCGCGGTGGACGGTTACGGTGTCACCCGCGTGTTGTCGTACCACGTCGCACGGCAAGTCCAGAGCGATGAACTGC is a genomic window containing:
- a CDS encoding LysR family transcriptional regulator produces the protein MDRIDAMKVFIAALDEGSLAGASRRTGRSPAAVSRAVAFLEAHVGVPLLHRTTRSIKLSEAGERYAAACRRVLAELEEADRQAAGERSVPRGTLTITATVFAGVELLRPIVDAFIDEHPTVNVRMHLLERAVNLIDEGMDLALRITHLADSNLIAHRIGEVRRVTVASPRYLATHPRIDEPQDLAKHKIVTTAHMGIDSWSFPPPSGSTIARAVAFAPRLVVNNVRAAIASAVDGYGVTRVLSYHVARQVQSDELRIVLTDFEPDPIPVSLVSPQGRLAVPKVRAFVDFAVPRLRAAFARLTP